Proteins encoded in a region of the Pieris rapae chromosome 10, ilPieRapa1.1, whole genome shotgun sequence genome:
- the LOC110999228 gene encoding tubulin-specific chaperone C isoform X2 has protein sequence MNIAARSLFWIISIGTISYGLFTYVKPDDDLIKQFDKDSKHTTARQVSRDTVSVLQEALKQDSDIERLSKREAQRIEKLQKAHKAKEDVDASNENEEYFSGAFKIRAEIVEHLLSQVPTLETAILPAHFDNIKREVNELQKFVVTSSFFLKEFNLRKYLGIVQNLQTKCYELEDRYVPRKRFGFSRKKLPKSHTGKQDSLDENDGTGKIDSNKWDEKLFGFDSKENEVLSIGNEELYQRDVALRNLKNCTVVLCGVMATLHLTNLESCIILSGPVTSSVFVDKCNNCKIVTACQQLRMHTSTKCDIYLHVTSKGIIEDCTQIRTAPYNFNYDDLEKHFSMSSLDKNSNNWNTLDDFNWLAPDVPSPNWSTLESTQHISNWTERWSELPS, from the exons ATGAATATTGCTGCTAGGTCTCTCTTCTGGATTATCTCCATTGGCACAATCAGTTATGGCCTCTTCACATATGTCAAACCTGATGATGACTTAATTAAGCag tTTGATAAAGATTCAAAACATACAACTGCAAGACAAGTCAGTCGGGATACTGTATCGGTTCTTCAAGAAGCCCTAAAGCAAGATTCTGATA TAGAAAGGCTCAGTAAAAGGGAAGCACAGCGTATTGAAAAACTACAAAAAGCACACAAAGCAAAGGAAGATGTAGATGCATCAAATGAAAATGAAGAATATTTTTCAGGAGCATTTAAAATTCGTGCAGAAATTGTCGAGCATTTACTCTCCCAAGTCCCCACTTTGGAAACAGCCATTCTACCAGCCCActttgataatattaaaagagaAGTTAATGAATTGCAAAAATTTGTTGTCACTTCATCATTTTTCCTTAAAGAATTCAATTTGCGTAAATATCTTGGCATTGTTCAAAACCTGCAAACAAAATGTTATGAACTGGAAGACAGATATGTTCCCCGCAAGAGGTTTGgtttttcaagaaaaaaattgccTAAATCTCACACAGGAAAGCAAGATTCCCTGGATGAAAATGATGGAACTGGTAAAATTGACAGTAACAAATGggatgaaaaattatttggttTTGATTCTAAGGAAAATGAGGTTTTATCTATAGGGAATGAAGAGCTGTATCAAAGAGATGTGGCattacgtaatttaaaaaattgtactgTAGTTTTGTGTGGAGTAATGGCAACTTTACATTTAACGAATTTGGAGAGCTGCATTATTCTTTCGGGTCCAGTGACTTCATCTGTGTTTGTGGATAAAtgcaataattgtaaaattgtgaCTGCTTGTCAACAACTTCGTATGCACACTTCGACTAAATGTGACATATACTTACACGTAACAAGCAAAGGAATTATTGAAGATTGTACACAAATACGGACCGCTCCATATAACTTCAATTATGATGATTTAGAAAAGCATTTCAGCATGTCATCTTTGGataaaaacagtaataatTGGAATACTTTAGATGACTTCAACTGGCTGGCTCCGGATGTACCATCTCCAAATTGGTCAACATTAGAGTCAACCCAACATATTTCTAATTGGACAGAACGGTGGTCTGAGCTGccctcataa
- the LOC110999275 gene encoding spondin-1 isoform X2, which produces MQSVLKFLFLFCIAQYVFTFRCDRRPYGSLTHPSAPDGRFKLEVEGADETYIPNQLYTVRITETDGESRFTGFMISAEGEVRQDPKNPRKMITLSPGDVTPRNYLTTKFSNRCHFSVEHAVGTPKSSAEVYWHAPASGNGCVTLRAMVAENKENWYEDGGPLSLYLCEDMRQPDDITPQVNYDCEICDEAKYEIKFTGIWSRNTHPRFYPENDWLPRYSDLVGASHAADVILWAPGSLTTDGFKDVAEYANTTRFEQEIREKIGSGVRTLIKGKGHGYLKMNYPTYAFIRTDKVNHLITAAVGIHPSPDWFLGVSRFELCQGDSWLTERELNLYPWDAGTDNGVSYESANFPTFPQAAISRVETSSYDKHSPFYEMDMKEMHPFGTLRIKLVKIYTRDCTSKTNEEPSESTTEEGTSTTEQPSTESEGLSEPEEPSSQPPLVTDPESSEDCPMTQWLDWTPCDGPCENGRVSGFQWRERFHLVDGVAVEKYDPNVDPSTRKEVPRFCKNHYEDFERRECEDDCDEEQNEVAR; this is translated from the exons ATGCAGTCAGTTctgaaatttctttttttgttctGTATTGCACAATATGTGTTTACTTTCCGTTGTGATCGGCGACCGTATGGTTCTCTGACACATCCCTCAGCACCTGATGGAAGATTCAAACTGGAAGTTGAAGGAGCGGACGAAACATATATTCCAAATCAATTGTACACAG tACGAATAACAGAAACGGATGGAGAATCAAGATTCACAGGTTTTATGATATCAGCTGAGGGCGAAGTGCGTCAAGATCCGAAAAATCCTCGGAAAATGATCACACTTTCGCCGGGAGATGTGACTCCTCGGAATTATCTCACTACCAAGTTCAGTAACCGATGTCATTTTTCAGTTGAACATGCTGTTGGTACTCCTAAGTCTTCAGCAGAG GTATACTGGCATGCTCCAGCGTCAGGCAATGGTTGTGTGACATTACGAGCGATGGTGGCAGAGAATAAAGAGAACTGGTACGAAGATGGAGGACCCTTGTCCCTTTACCTTTGTGAAGACATGCGACAACCAGACGATATTACCCCACAAGTAAACTATGACTGTGAGATTTGTGACGAAGCTAAATACGAA ATAAAATTCACCGGTATATGGTCGAGGAATACCCATCCTCGCTTTTACCCTGAAAATGACTGGTTGCCCAGATATAGTGATCTTGTTGGAGCATCTCATGCGGCAGACGTGATCCTCTGGGCGCCAGGTTCCTTGACAACTGACGGATTCAAAGACGTCGCTGAGTATGCAAATACTACACGGTTTGAACAGGAAATACGGGAGAAG ATTGGCAGCGGTGTCCGTACATTAATAAAAGGCAAAGGGCATGGATATCTAAAAATGAATTATCCGACTTACGCATTTATCCGAACGGATAAAGTCAACCATCTGATAACTGCCGCCGTGGGTATTCATCCCTCGCCGGACTGGTTTCTTGGGGTCAGTAGGTTCGAGCTATGTCAAGGCGACAGTTGGCTAACTGAGAGGGAACTTAATCTTTACCCGTGGGATGCTGGGACGGATAATGGAGTGTCCTATGAG TCAGCGAATTTCCCAACATTCCCCCAAGCGGCCATTTCTCGAGTAGAGACCAGCTCGTATGACAAACATTCCCCATTCTACGAAATGGATATGAAGGAAATGCATCCGTTTGGGACGTTACGCAtcaaattagtaaaaatatacacaagaGACTGCACAAgcaaaacaaatgaagaaCCCTCGGAGTCTACAA CTGAAGAAGGAACTTCGACAACGGAGCAACCATCAACAGAGTCCGAAGGTCTGTCAGAGCCAGAGGAGCCCTCAAG CCAACCCCCTCTGGTTACGGATCCGGAATCGTCCGAGGATTGCCCCATGACTCAGTGGTTAGATTGGACTCCGTGTGACGGTCCATGCGAGAATGGAAGGGTCTCGGGTTTTCAATGGAGAGAAAGATTTCACTTGGTTGACGGAGTTGCCGTGGAGAAATATGATCCTAAT GTTGATCCATCTACGAGAAAAGAGGTTCCAAGATTTTGCAAAAATCACTACGAGGATTTTGAAAGACGGGAATGTGAAGATGATTGTGATGAAGAGCAGAATGAAGTCGCGCGTTAA
- the LOC110999227 gene encoding spondin-2, whose product MSTMFGITGLIILIFALNRYECYESEMGCNRRPLGTKTEPLPPDNRFKIDIIGINDDMYIPRHQYTVRLYSNDGVSTFIAFTISAREDTKYNEKNPRKPILLDPGAIKVSPDAPSVPSPCKNSVIQSDIKPKKSIEAVWIAPAKDNKCVTIYAVLAVKQDVWYNSDGPLSKRVCEDRRNMEDMQPVENDNCQACEDARYLLTFDGIWSYNTHPGMFPKTQEFARFSDVVGASHSKSFNIYKIHSEASAGLKMLAEQGNTTKLEMEILSQLGSSVRTVIKGSGRSKPDMVTTMSFRVTRQHHRVSLVTAILPSPDWFLGVSNMELCDAVTGTWAPNLTLNLYPLDAGTDSGTTFEASNDDTMPPQPIASAPINKEIPKEQIKPFAKLIFELTRTYPKLCDPEESSEPHIQEEHEYKEINNNQPTTPPPVEVSISVDPDSSPDCPMTEWEDWLPCEGECIDNKLQGFQSRFRYHLVDGIAVGKYVENGPSYADKEVSRYCQENYEDSELQACEEPCKQEEDS is encoded by the exons ATGTCGACAATGTTTGGAATTACTG gtttaataattttaattttcgcaCTCAATCGCTACGAATGTTACGAAAGTGAGATGGGTTGCAATCGACGTCCCTTAGGCACTAAGACCGAACCTTTGCCTCCAGACAATCGATTCAAAATCGATATTATAGGCATAAATGATGATATGTACATACCTAGGCATCAGTACACAG TTCGTCTTTACTCAAACGATGGTGTATCGACTTTCATAGCCTTTACCATATCAGCTCGAGAAGATACCAAATACAACGAGAAAAATCCAAGGAAACCTATTTTATTGGATCCCGGGGCGATTAAAGTATCCCCAGATGCGCCCTCTGTGCCTAGTCCATGTAAAAATTCGGTTATACAGTCTGATATCAAACCAAAAAAGTCGATAGAG GCTGTGTGGATAGCACCAGCGAAAGACAACAAATGCGTTACTATATACGCAGTATTGGCAGTAAAACAGGATGTGTGGTATAATTCCGACGGTCCCTTGTCAAAGAGAGTGTGTGAGGATAGGCGTAACATGGAGGACATGCAGCCAGTTGAAAATGATAACTGTCAGGCTTGTGAAGATGCGAGATATTTG CTAACATTTGACGGTATTTGGTCGTATAATACACATCCAGGCATGTTCCCAAAGACGCAGGAATTTGCCCGATTCAGTGACGTAGTCGGTGCTTCGCATAGTAAAAGTTttaacatatacaaaatacattcaGAAGCGAGTGCGGGACTGAAAATGTTAGCGGAACAAGGAAACACTACAAAACTGGAAATGGAAATATTATCAcag TTGGGCTCTTCAGTCCGCACTGTAATAAAGGGTTCAGGCCGTTCGAAACCGGACATGGTAACTACAATGTCATTCAGAGTAACTCGACAACACCATAGAGTGTCACTGGTGACAGCCATCTTGCCGTCACCAGATTGGTTCCTCGGCGTGTCCAATATGGAACTGTGTGATGCTGTGACAGGTACATGGGCACCGAACTTGACCTTAAATCTTTATCCTTTGGATGCAGGGACGGATAGCGGTACTACTTTTGAG GCATCGAACGATGACACTATGCCCCCACAACCGATAGCTTCAGCGCCCATTAATAAGGAAATACCGAAGGAACAGATAAAACCGTTTGCAAAACTAATTTTCGAACTTACCAGAACTTACCCAAAATTATGCGATCCTGAAGAATCCTCTGAACCGCACATACAAG AAGAACatgaatataaagaaattaacaataatcaacCTACTACGCCACCTCCagt GGAAGTATCAATTTCCGTGGACCCCGATTCGTCTCCAGATTGTCCGATGACGGAATGGGAGGATTGGTTGCCGTGTGAAGGGGAGTGCATAGACAACAAACTACAAGGATTCCAGAGCAGGTTCCGCTATCACCTTGTAGATGGTATTGCTGTTGGAAAGTATGtggaaaat GGACCGTCTTATGCAGATAAAGAAGTATCCAGGTACTGTCAAGAAAATTATGAAGACAGTGAATTACAAGCTTGTGAAGAACCTTGCAAGCAAGAGGAAGATTCTTGA
- the LOC110999254 gene encoding engulfment and cell motility protein 1 yields the protein MSVKPIKMPSATKDSTILKIAVEMLNAPDKVPQLIEFDQSQPLSSIIQLLCKAWGLPDPTNYALQFSESNNQNYITEKNRNEIKNGSVLRLEQSPAKTVQDILTKINTGTDSEQTQALMKLSTVSSDLTFALEFINKKGLSLIISNIETGKFQGTALKYALVTFVELMDHGIISWDILVNQFINKVVSFVSNQTTTQDPKIIQSCLSILENIVLNSSGKNSHVEKEITIPSLISHLENSDRIIQQNAIALINAIFLKADMTKRKTIAATLCSKQVRNKIYENLITNNVSKETSVTELAHQLYVLQTLTLGLLEPRMCQRADSQEQESQEKIKELRKYAFENDANTNIEVTTRRQTGSLSKDFKKLGFKCEIDPIKDFNETPPGVLALDCMLYFARNYREDYTKIVLRNSCRADELECPFGKTSVELIKLLCEILLIGEAPSEQGQTYHPLFFTHDHPFEELFCICIVLLNKTWKEMRATTEDFVKVLSVVREQITRALAAAPKSFDKFRQKVKELTYNEITHLWQQERTNREVWESHAKPIVELKEKITPEIIDLIQQQRLGVLVGGTRFKKYLKINRKDKFWFVRLSPNHKILHYGECDEKSTPSLEELSTKLAVADIKCVVVGKECPHMKDLKGKISSPHLAFSLILKAAEVPSLDFVAPDEQIFDYWTDGINALLKEKMTSKSFDNDLETLLSMDIKVRLLDAEGIDIPQNPPQIPPEPEDYDFYYENN from the coding sequence ATGTCTGTAAAGCCAATAAAAATGCCTTCCGCGACGAAAGATTCGACAATTCTGAAGATTGCTGtggaaatgttaaatgcacctGATAAGGTGCCACAGTTGATAGAGTTCGATCAAAGTCAGCCTCTCTCCAGCATAATTCAGCTCTTGTGTAAAGCTTGGGGGCTTCCAGATCCTACTAATTACGCTTTGCAGTTCTCGGAGagtaataatcaaaattatattacagaaAAGAATCGAAATGAAATCAAAAACGGATCTGTACTCCGATTAGAACAGTCCCCCGCAAAGACGGTACAGgacattttaacaaaaataaacacaggTACAGACTCCGAACAAACGCAAGCTTTAATGAAGCTATCCACTGTTAGCAGTGACCTCACTTTTGCtcttgaatttattaataaaaaaggcctatcattaataataagcaACATAGAAACTGGGAAGTTCCAAGGAACTGCATTGAAGTATGCTTTAGTTACTTTTGTTGAGCTCATGGATCATGGAATAATATCTTGGGATATTTTggtaaatcaatttataaataaagttgttaGTTTTGTCAGTAATCAGACTACTACACAGGATCCAAAGATAATTCAGTCCTGTCTCTCAATACTTGAAAACATTGTTCTTAATAGTTCTGGAAAAAACTCTCAtgttgaaaaagaaataacaattcCTAGTTTGATATCACATTTAGAAAATTCAGATAGAATTATTCAGCAAAATGCCATAGCATTAATCAATGCAATTTTCTTGAAAGCTGATATGACCAAGCGCAAGACCATAGCAGCTACACTATGTTCTAAGCAAGTTcgaaataaaatctatgaaaaCTTGATTACTAACAATGTATCAAAAGAAACTTCCGTAACTGAGCTGGCTCATCAACTGTATGTCTTACAGACTTTAACTTTGGGATTATTGGAACCAAGAATGTGTCAAAGGGCTGACTCACAGGAACAAGAGTcacaagaaaaaattaaagaacttAGAAAATATGCTTTTGAAAATGATGCCAACACAAACATAGAAGTTACAACTAGACGGCAGACTGGTAGTTTATCAAAGGATTTCAAGAAGTTAGgttttaaatgtgaaatagATCCAATAAAGGATTTCAATGAAACACCACCAGGAGTTTTGGCTCTGGATTGTATGCTTTATTTTGCACGAAATTATAGAGAAGATTATACCAAAATAGTATTGAGGAACAGTTGTCGTGCTGATGAGCTGGAATGCCCTTTTGGAAAGACAAGTGTTGAATTGATTAAACTATTGTGTGAAATATTGCTTATTGGTGAAGCTCCTAGCGAGCAAGGACAAACTTATCATCCTCTATTTTTTACACATGACCATCCTTTTGAAgagttattttgtatttgcatAGTTCTTTTGAACAAAACATGGAAAGAAATGAGAGCCACCACAGAGGATTTTGTTAAAGTATTGAGTGTTGTTCGTGAACAGATAACTAGAGCTTTAGCTGCAGCTCCAAAAAGTTTTGATAAGTTTAGGCAAAAAGTGAAGGAACTAACATATAATGAAATCACACACTTATGGCAGCAAGAACGCACAAACAGAGAGGTATGGGAGTCTCACGCCAAACCCATTGTGGagttgaaagaaaaaataaccCCTGAAATCATAGACCTAATTCAACAACAAAGATTAGGTGTGTTAGTTGGAGgcacaagatttaaaaaatacttaaaaattaatagaaaagacAAGTTCTGGTTTGTTCGTTTGTCACCAAATCATAAAATACTTCACTATGGTGAGTGTGATGAAAAAAGTACACCGAGTTTAGAAGAATTGAGTACTAAGCTAGCTGTTGCAGATATAAAGTGTGTTGTTGTCGGCAAAGAATGTCCCCATATGAAGGATTTGAAAGGTAAAATCAGTAGCCCTCATTTGGCAttctctttaatattaaaagcagCAGAGGTCCCCTCATTAGATTTTGTAGCACCTGATGAGCAAATATTTGATTACTGGACTGATGGAATTAATgctttattgaaagaaaagaTGACAAGCAAGTCTTTTGATAATGATCTTGAGACTTTACTATCTATGGATATCAAAGTTCGTCTTCTTGACGCTGAAGGGATAGACATTCCCCAAAACCCACCACAAATACCACCAGAACCTGAAGATTATGATTTttactatgaaaataattaa
- the LOC110999275 gene encoding spondin-1 isoform X1: MQSVLKFLFLFCIAQYVFTFRCDRRPYGSLTHPSAPDGRFKLEVEGADETYIPNQLYTVRITETDGESRFTGFMISAEGEVRQDPKNPRKMITLSPGDVTPRNYLTTKFSNRCHFSVEHAVGTPKSSAEVYWHAPASGNGCVTLRAMVAENKENWYEDGGPLSLYLCEDMRQPDDITPQVNYDCEICDEAKYEIKFTGIWSRNTHPRFYPENDWLPRYSDLVGASHAADVILWAPGSLTTDGFKDVAEYANTTRFEQEIREKIGSGVRTLIKGKGHGYLKMNYPTYAFIRTDKVNHLITAAVGIHPSPDWFLGVSRFELCQGDSWLTERELNLYPWDAGTDNGVSYESANFPTFPQAAISRVETSSYDKHSPFYEMDMKEMHPFGTLRIKLVKIYTRDCTSKTNEEPSESTTEEGTSTTEQPSTESEGLSEPEEPSRYRYTDSTGQPPLVTDPESSEDCPMTQWLDWTPCDGPCENGRVSGFQWRERFHLVDGVAVEKYDPNVDPSTRKEVPRFCKNHYEDFERRECEDDCDEEQNEVAR, from the exons ATGCAGTCAGTTctgaaatttctttttttgttctGTATTGCACAATATGTGTTTACTTTCCGTTGTGATCGGCGACCGTATGGTTCTCTGACACATCCCTCAGCACCTGATGGAAGATTCAAACTGGAAGTTGAAGGAGCGGACGAAACATATATTCCAAATCAATTGTACACAG tACGAATAACAGAAACGGATGGAGAATCAAGATTCACAGGTTTTATGATATCAGCTGAGGGCGAAGTGCGTCAAGATCCGAAAAATCCTCGGAAAATGATCACACTTTCGCCGGGAGATGTGACTCCTCGGAATTATCTCACTACCAAGTTCAGTAACCGATGTCATTTTTCAGTTGAACATGCTGTTGGTACTCCTAAGTCTTCAGCAGAG GTATACTGGCATGCTCCAGCGTCAGGCAATGGTTGTGTGACATTACGAGCGATGGTGGCAGAGAATAAAGAGAACTGGTACGAAGATGGAGGACCCTTGTCCCTTTACCTTTGTGAAGACATGCGACAACCAGACGATATTACCCCACAAGTAAACTATGACTGTGAGATTTGTGACGAAGCTAAATACGAA ATAAAATTCACCGGTATATGGTCGAGGAATACCCATCCTCGCTTTTACCCTGAAAATGACTGGTTGCCCAGATATAGTGATCTTGTTGGAGCATCTCATGCGGCAGACGTGATCCTCTGGGCGCCAGGTTCCTTGACAACTGACGGATTCAAAGACGTCGCTGAGTATGCAAATACTACACGGTTTGAACAGGAAATACGGGAGAAG ATTGGCAGCGGTGTCCGTACATTAATAAAAGGCAAAGGGCATGGATATCTAAAAATGAATTATCCGACTTACGCATTTATCCGAACGGATAAAGTCAACCATCTGATAACTGCCGCCGTGGGTATTCATCCCTCGCCGGACTGGTTTCTTGGGGTCAGTAGGTTCGAGCTATGTCAAGGCGACAGTTGGCTAACTGAGAGGGAACTTAATCTTTACCCGTGGGATGCTGGGACGGATAATGGAGTGTCCTATGAG TCAGCGAATTTCCCAACATTCCCCCAAGCGGCCATTTCTCGAGTAGAGACCAGCTCGTATGACAAACATTCCCCATTCTACGAAATGGATATGAAGGAAATGCATCCGTTTGGGACGTTACGCAtcaaattagtaaaaatatacacaagaGACTGCACAAgcaaaacaaatgaagaaCCCTCGGAGTCTACAA CTGAAGAAGGAACTTCGACAACGGAGCAACCATCAACAGAGTCCGAAGGTCTGTCAGAGCCAGAGGAGCCCTCAAGGTACCGATACACAGATAGCACAGG CCAACCCCCTCTGGTTACGGATCCGGAATCGTCCGAGGATTGCCCCATGACTCAGTGGTTAGATTGGACTCCGTGTGACGGTCCATGCGAGAATGGAAGGGTCTCGGGTTTTCAATGGAGAGAAAGATTTCACTTGGTTGACGGAGTTGCCGTGGAGAAATATGATCCTAAT GTTGATCCATCTACGAGAAAAGAGGTTCCAAGATTTTGCAAAAATCACTACGAGGATTTTGAAAGACGGGAATGTGAAGATGATTGTGATGAAGAGCAGAATGAAGTCGCGCGTTAA
- the LOC110999228 gene encoding tubulin-specific chaperone C isoform X1 produces MNEKSAVLERLSKREAQRIEKLQKAHKAKEDVDASNENEEYFSGAFKIRAEIVEHLLSQVPTLETAILPAHFDNIKREVNELQKFVVTSSFFLKEFNLRKYLGIVQNLQTKCYELEDRYVPRKRFGFSRKKLPKSHTGKQDSLDENDGTGKIDSNKWDEKLFGFDSKENEVLSIGNEELYQRDVALRNLKNCTVVLCGVMATLHLTNLESCIILSGPVTSSVFVDKCNNCKIVTACQQLRMHTSTKCDIYLHVTSKGIIEDCTQIRTAPYNFNYDDLEKHFSMSSLDKNSNNWNTLDDFNWLAPDVPSPNWSTLESTQHISNWTERWSELPS; encoded by the coding sequence atgaatgaaaaatctGCTGTTTTAGAAAGGCTCAGTAAAAGGGAAGCACAGCGTATTGAAAAACTACAAAAAGCACACAAAGCAAAGGAAGATGTAGATGCATCAAATGAAAATGAAGAATATTTTTCAGGAGCATTTAAAATTCGTGCAGAAATTGTCGAGCATTTACTCTCCCAAGTCCCCACTTTGGAAACAGCCATTCTACCAGCCCActttgataatattaaaagagaAGTTAATGAATTGCAAAAATTTGTTGTCACTTCATCATTTTTCCTTAAAGAATTCAATTTGCGTAAATATCTTGGCATTGTTCAAAACCTGCAAACAAAATGTTATGAACTGGAAGACAGATATGTTCCCCGCAAGAGGTTTGgtttttcaagaaaaaaattgccTAAATCTCACACAGGAAAGCAAGATTCCCTGGATGAAAATGATGGAACTGGTAAAATTGACAGTAACAAATGggatgaaaaattatttggttTTGATTCTAAGGAAAATGAGGTTTTATCTATAGGGAATGAAGAGCTGTATCAAAGAGATGTGGCattacgtaatttaaaaaattgtactgTAGTTTTGTGTGGAGTAATGGCAACTTTACATTTAACGAATTTGGAGAGCTGCATTATTCTTTCGGGTCCAGTGACTTCATCTGTGTTTGTGGATAAAtgcaataattgtaaaattgtgaCTGCTTGTCAACAACTTCGTATGCACACTTCGACTAAATGTGACATATACTTACACGTAACAAGCAAAGGAATTATTGAAGATTGTACACAAATACGGACCGCTCCATATAACTTCAATTATGATGATTTAGAAAAGCATTTCAGCATGTCATCTTTGGataaaaacagtaataatTGGAATACTTTAGATGACTTCAACTGGCTGGCTCCGGATGTACCATCTCCAAATTGGTCAACATTAGAGTCAACCCAACATATTTCTAATTGGACAGAACGGTGGTCTGAGCTGccctcataa